One part of the Schistocerca piceifrons isolate TAMUIC-IGC-003096 chromosome 2, iqSchPice1.1, whole genome shotgun sequence genome encodes these proteins:
- the LOC124777796 gene encoding glycine-rich cell wall structural protein-like isoform X1, which translates to MRILVCMFLFGLALAEEKQVEKRGVVGSLGSYGGGATIDHGIGASSYSSGGISGGYGGGYGGGFGGGYGGGYGGGFGGGISSAVGGGQVTNIAITKQVPVPYPVPVQRTVPVPVRVPVTVPVNRPVPVPVPQPYPVPVQRPVPVPVSVPSPVPVPVPQPVVVNQPVPVVVGGGAGVGGGLGGGYGGGIGGGYGGGYGGAIGGGYSGGYSGSYGGGYGGGYSGGIAGGYGGYGKYSH; encoded by the coding sequence GTGTGCATGTTCCTGTTTGGACTGGCTCTGGCCGAGGAGAAGCAGGTAGAGAAACGGGGAGTGGTTGGCTCCCTGGGTAGCTACGGTGGAGGAGCGACTATCGACCATGGAATCGGCGCCAGCAGCTACAGCAGTGGCGGCATCAGCGGAGGTTATGGGGGTGGCTACGGGGGCGGCTTTGGCGGTGGTTATGGAGGAGGTTACGGAGGAGGCTTTGGAGGTGGCATCAGCTCTGCGGTTGGAGGAGGTCAAGTGACCAACATTGCCATTACCAAGCAGGTCCCTGTCCCGTACCCAGTACCAGTGCAGCGTACTGTCCCAGTACCAGTGAGGGTTCCTGTCACGGTGCCAGTCAACAGGCCGGTACCAGTGCCCGTCCCACAGCCATACCCTGTCCCCGTGCAGAGGCCAGTCCCAGTACCCGTGAGCGTCCCTAGCCCAGTCCCTGTACCAGTACCACAGCCCGTCGTCGTCAACCAGCCGGTACCTGTCGTCGTGGGAGGCGGAGCTGGTGTCGGCGGAGGTCTCGGAGGCGGCTACGGCGGCGGCATTGGTGGAGGCTACGGTGGAGGCTACGGAGGAGCCATCGGCGGTGGTTACAGTGGTGGCTACAGCGGTAGCTATGGGGGAGGCTACGGTGGTGGCTACTCTGGAGGCATTGCTGGAGGCTATGGAGGCTATGGGAAATACAGCCACTAA